The region agtGCCTGTGGAATGTGACTTAACTGTCGAgttaaaaaagatatttttcccaagtcacgaataaaataatttgccaaaggaacttgtactttttcattGATGTTAAGGGATTATTTACGTAAAAACAGTTCCTATATTTTGCGGAAATGTTAtctataaattagttttatttcaagtgtactaagatattttctctagaaattaaaccaaaaatatttggtaaataaacctttttagtTTCTTCTGTCAAGTcgaaaactttaaaacaaagcttGTTGCTAACTAAGTTAATTAGCACGTGTAGTCAAACATCAGTATTGGTATGGCTTGAAGATCTATAACTGAAACTCATGTTtaaattgtaacatttaaaactcacTTGCTTGCCTGTGAACAAACTTGACCAATTTAGCAGCAAGCAAAACTAAAGTGGAAGTGCTATGATTTGTCCCATGTGAGGACAAATGTCCTCAGTTTGgtgatttggtctcaactagcccttttaTTGATGGACAATTTTCTTTAGAGACTCTATTATTCATTTagcaatttctgttttgtttatttattttgattgtttaaaatgtcctcctgttccagtgttaaatgttcgttataatttaaagtttattgatcctTGAGAATGTGttgttgcattattattattattattattattattgtaccATTCCCATCACATTACTTGGAAATTGTCTCCAAACAAcaatcgcaataacttctgggtgACATTTGTTACCGCGACCGGCCCGTTTCAGTTTGGGTCAGGAATCTTCCTCTAAACttgtacatttaattttgtccCTGCAGCTCAGCCTGGATAACTCTCTGCAGGTGAAATTCAAAGCCCAGGCGCTGATCTACCCAGTGCTGCAGGCTCTCGACTTCCACACGCCGTCgtaccagcagaaccaggccGTGCCCATCCTCTACAGGCCTTACATGGCCCGCTTCTGGCTGCAGTACCTGGGCGCCGACTCCTCCCTGGAGCCCGTCCTACTGGTGAACAACCACAGCGCTCTGGATGAGCGGGCCATCAGCGCCGCCACCCGCTCCAACCTGAACTGGACCGCTCTGCTGCCGGCCGAGCGCAAGAAGAACTTCAAGCCGGTCGTTAAGGAGAAGGGATCGCCAGGCGTGGTGGGCGCGGTGCCGGGGCTGATAGACGTGAGGGCGGCGCCGCTGCTGGCGGAGCAGGAGGTTCTGCGTAAAACGCCCAAAGCATATGTGATGACATGCGAGTTTGACGTTTTGCGGGACGATGGACTGATGTACGGCAGGCGGCTGCGGGACGCTGGCGTTGAGGTGACGAGTGACCACTACGAGGACGGTTTCCATGGCTGCATGGTGTTTGCGAACCTGCCAATGATGTCGAGTGTTGGACAGAGAAGTATGAGGAACTACATTCGCTGGCTGGACCAGAACCTATGAGCAGGACTCCACACATATGGGAGCTCTtagttgaatttttaaaaattgttgtaaagaaaacacaaaacaaaacaagcagtaaacatctttacactgcaaaaaaacccaattatccagtatttttggtctagtttctagtgaaaatttCTTATTGCACACTAAATAAGATAACACTAACTTgagagtaacttttcagcaggaaatagGAGCtggtttaagtcaataattccttgaaAAAGTCcttgtttcattggcagataaagtgaaatattagaactagaaccttttcaacaatatttataTCTTGCTGGAAGGTTATCTTTagcttagttttgtcttattaagTGAACTAATGTATTTAACTAGAAAcgggaccaaaaatacttggtcagattttgtgtttttgcagtgtaaacagACATGATGATCTGATTTACTGCTtcagaaatgctttaaaaaaactcactggatctgaatattttattgaaaatagagaaaaaagatatttatgaaAAGCAAATATTATTATGGGGGAACATTCTGAGGGGGGAAATATATTTATGGcttatttatttcttgaaatttctaaagaaaaaaaaaagaacacttttttttatgtaagctAATTTTACActggattaaaagaaaatgaattcaCACAtacttaataaaaaagaaagtcagcCACTGGACAAAACGCATAATGGATC is a window of Xiphophorus maculatus strain JP 163 A chromosome 21, X_maculatus-5.0-male, whole genome shotgun sequence DNA encoding:
- the LOC111606200 gene encoding LOW QUALITY PROTEIN: neutral cholesterol ester hydrolase 1-like (The sequence of the model RefSeq protein was modified relative to this genomic sequence to represent the inferred CDS: deleted 1 base in 1 codon) is translated as MRLRLAGAVLLAAAAYYVYLPLPSGVSEPWKLMLLDALFRSFMRASDAAHTLGVCHRVHLLNRVVSWVEVIEARSGPTVNVTDSTLGGVPTRVFQPNGESRLRRGVIYFHGGGWALASGKMRSYDLLCRKMAEDLDAVIMSVDYRLAPEAVFPDQYHDAVAASRVFLSAELLQQYGIDPERLCVSGDSAGGNLAAAVAQELSLDNSLQVKFKAQALIYPVLQALDFHTPSYQQNQAVPILYRPYMARFWLQYLGADSSLEPVLLVNNHSALDERAISAATRSNLNWTALLPAERKKNFKPVVKEKGSPGVVGAVPGLIDVRAAPLLAEQEVLRKTPKAYVMTCEFDVLRDDGLMYGRRLRDAGVEVTSDHYEDGFHGCMVFANLPMMSSVGQRSMRNYIRWLDQNL